Below is a genomic region from bacterium.
GTCGCTGGGGATCTCGGCCGGGTCGGGCCGGGATTTTTCCCTGGAGCAGGCCCTGCAGGTAAGCATTGACGGGCAATTAAGCCCGGCCCTTAAGGTGAACGCTTTTCTTTCCGACCAGAACATGCCCTTGTCCTCATCCGGCAGCACCGAAGACCTAAGCCAGATCGAAAAAGTGTACATCAAGGCCCAGGGGAACGTTTGGGAGGCTGTTTTGGGCGACTACGAGCTGGATCACCGGGGCACCTCATACTTTCAGCTGAAAAGGCAGCTTCAGGGGGTCAGGGCCGCGGTTGCCGGCAAGCGGAACAGCCTGGACCTGGCGGCCGCCGTTACCAAGGGGCAAAAGGCCCGGACCGGCCTCACGGGGCAGAACGGGAAGCAGGGACCCTATCAGCTTACCGCCGTCTCCAGCGGATCCGGCTTGAAAATACTGGCCAACACCGAAAGGATCTGGCTTAACGGGCAATTGCTTAAACGGGGGGAACATCAGGATTACCAGCTTGATTACGAGACCGGGCTGTTGACCTTCAATCCCCAATGGCAGATAACTTCCGATTCCAGGATCATGGCCGAGTTTGAATACTCCGGCCAAAACTACCAGAGGCCTTTTTATTCAGCCGCAGTTGCGGCCGGGTTGGGGGGAAATCTCAGCATCAAAGGAGGGTACCGGCAGGAAGGCGATGATTACAATCGTCCCTTGGCCGGAGAACTGAGCCAGTCGGACAAGAACATACTTGATCTGGCCGGGGACGACACCTCCGGGTACTGGGCCGACGGAGGAACACCGGTCGAGGCCGGCCAGGGCAGTTATCTGTTCCGGGATTCCTTCTATGTCTACGCCGGACCCGATTCCGGCAATTACCAGGTAGCCTTCACCAAAGTGGACAGCGGCCGGGGCGACTACCGCGACAGCCTGGGCATCATGGTCTACACCGGAAAGAATCTTGGCGACTACCTGGCCGTCAAAAAACTGGCAGCCCCGGCCCGATCCCGGTTGTACACTGCGGGCGCTTATCTGGCCTGGCCGGGAGGCCGGGCGGATCTGGAGGGGGCCGGGACCGACCTGGACCAAAACCTGCTTTCGGCCAGGGACGACGGCAATAACCGGGGTTACTCCGGCGAGGCTGATTTTTACTGGAAAAGGGACACCCTCTGGATGGGAGGTTTCGAGGTCAAGGGCCGGACCATGTCGGTGGATCATGATTTTGAGAAAAGCGCGATGCCGGCCGACCCGGATTTCATCAAGCGCTGGGAACTTTATGCCTGGAACGGAACCAGAGCCATGAACAGGGAGATGCTGCGGAGAACCACGGAATATGAGATACAGCTGGGCCCGGAGATGCTGAAAGTCCAGGCCGGATGGGGGCGCCTGGACCTGGAACAGCCGGTATGGGCCAGAAATTACAAAGCCGGCCTGCAATTCCGCCCTCTTCCCGGCTATCTGCTAAAGTACGGATTTAACCGGAATCTTTTGGGACAGGCCTGGCCGGAAAGCACCTCCCTGGGAAGGCGGGATGTCCACCAGGCCGAGGCCGGGGTCTCATTTTTACGGTGGAACTATCTGGCGGATCTCTCATCCGGAACCGACCGGGTGGACCGGGGTCCGGTCAATAGTTACGGGCAAAAATATTATCTGGCCGGGCTGGGAGTGGGAAGGCGCGGCGTTCTGACCGAAGGACGGTTCAAGATCTCCCGCCGGGAGGACCAGGTAAAGGATCCTTTGGAACAAATCTTTAAACCAAAGTCATACACCACCGAACTAAACACCAAACTGGGTCTGTTGCCGGGCCGGGCCATTTCCGGAGACCTGGAACACAGTTACCGGAGGCTGGCTTACCGGCCGGGAATGACGGGACAAGATCTGAACACCCATCTGGGCCTGTTGCGGACCAACTACCAGGGCTTTGGTCAATCGCTGAAAGCCGGGTTGGACTATTCCGTCAGCAGCGCCGAAACCCGTTTGAAGCGGGAGACCTATTATCTGGTTTCGGAACGGACCGGCGATTACAGTTATGATCCTGCCACCCGGTCATATTTCCCGGATACGGCTGGCAATTACCTGAAAAAGACCGAAGAAGAGCCGGCCGGGACGATCGCGGCCGAACTATCGGCCAAAAGCTACCTTAGTTACTCACCGGGGATCTTGATGCCTGGCCCCTGGTATCAAAAAGTAAAATTTGATTTAAGCGGTGCGGCCGCCCTGAAAACGGGGCGCAAATTATCCGGGGCCATGATGGTGTTTGCGCCGGGCGCGCTTTGGGACAGAACCGCCAATCTTTCGGCCAATCTGGATCTGGCCGGAGACCTTTGGTTTTATCCGGCCGGTGCCTATTATTTCAAGCTTCATTATCGCACCCGGAGGAATGACGACAATCAGTTCCTGAACCGCAGGAGCACGGTAAGTTTCAGGGAGGGCCGGGCCGAGATCACAGCCCAGCTTGGGCCGGCGTCCAGAGGGCTGATTTTTGGCGAGCAGAATTACAACAGTACCTTGTCGATGGAAACCGGGCTGGAAAGCGAAAGGACGGGATCCAAGGCGGGAGCCGAGATCAGCTATTTTATCGGCCGACAGACCGAGCTGGGACTTAGATCAAGCTTTCTTTTGGAAAACCTTTTCAGGCAGGGATTCAATTTTGATATTCCCCGGGTAAATTACCGGGAGATAACACTATCGCCATTTGCCAGCCGCCAACTGGGGCTTAAAGGCAGCCTGAGAATGGAATTCAGCCAAATTTACCGCCGGGCCGACCAGTCTGAAACCGCCATCCCGCTGGAGTTCTCGGTCAGCCGCTCCATCGGCCAGAGCCAGGGCTGGAAATTCCAGGGCGATTACAGGTTAAATGACTATTTGACGGCATCGGCCGCCTACGACGGGCGAAAAGAACCCCAGAAAAAAACGATCCACAATGCCAGGGCTGAGATCAGGGCCAGCTTCTGATATGATAAGAATAATATTGAATGTCATATTTATCCTGTTGCTTTCAGCGGTAAGCATCTCCGGCCAGACCATCAGAACGGACAGCATCCGTTTTGAGGGCGGGAGCAACTTTACCCGGGAGCAGTTGTTGGATGCCTGGACCGTCCGGGGGGACCCGGCTGCCCGGAAGGATGCAGCTTCAGGCTGCCGAAAAATCATTGACTGGTACCGGCGGGCCGGTTATTATCAGGCGGAATGCGGGGTTGAATACAACCGGGACAGCAGTCATGTTACAGTAAGGATAAATGAGGGGCCTCGCTATCTGTTGGGGGACATATCTTTTGAGGGCAACAGCTATCTCGGCACCAACTATCTTCAGGGATTGATAGTTACAGGAAGGGATCAGGTGCTGGACAGCGCCGTCGTCATTCGTGACATGCGGGCCGTCAGTCTGGCCTACGCCGACAACGGCTTTCCACAAGCGGAAATATTGCTCAAAGAATTGAAATATGAAAATGACCGCCTGCAGATCGTATTCGGCATACAAGAAAATGCCAGGGTGCTGCTGGACAAAATATTGTTCCAGGGGAATCTGGCCACCAAGGACCGGACCATGCAGAAAATATCCGGTTTGAGATCCGGCCTGCCTTTCAGCCGGGTGACGTTGGAGAAAGCGTTGGAACGGCTGAACGGTTCCGGATTGTTTGCGGAGGTCAAAACTCCGTTGCTTTTGAACGGTACCGAGGCGGGGCGGCAGCAGGTCGTTTTCAATGTCAGGGAAGCACCGTTCAACCGGATCTTCGGGGCTGCCTCTTACCTTCAGCCCACCGCGGAGCAAAGCGGCTGGCTGGCCGGTTCGCTGGATCTTTACCTGGGCAACATCGCCGGAACCGCCCGCAGCGCCTCAGTCAAATGGGAGCGTCCGCAAAAGGAGAACAGCCGGCTGGAGATCGATTATTCCGAGCCTTTTTTGCTCGGCTTTGACGCTTTAGCCCAGGCGGGTCTCAAACATATGGTGGAGGATTCCGCTTATGTCAAGACCTCGGCCAGCCTGATGGTAAAAATGCCGGTGGGTGAAGGATTCAATGCCGGAGTGGGGGCTGAATACGAAAGAATAGTACCCGGCGCGTCATGGACCTATCAAAGAAGCAACAAATACGGGACCAAATGGCTTTTGGAATGGCAAAGGTCCCAAGATGGAATGTTTTTCAACGATATGTTCCTGAAACTGGGAGCCGATTACGGCAGAAAGAACTATTACCAGCCATTACAATCACTAACTGTCAGCAAGGTAACCGGAGACCTGGCCGTCAGAAAACGGATATTTTCCCGGCAGGAAATATATTTTGCCGTCAGGGGCCGGGCGGTAATAACCGGCGAAAAGCCGGTTCCCCGCTATGACCAGTTTTCCATGGGGGGGACCGCCTCGCT
It encodes:
- a CDS encoding POTRA domain-containing protein, with translation MNVIFILLLSAVSISGQTIRTDSIRFEGGSNFTREQLLDAWTVRGDPAARKDAASGCRKIIDWYRRAGYYQAECGVEYNRDSSHVTVRINEGPRYLLGDISFEGNSYLGTNYLQGLIVTGRDQVLDSAVVIRDMRAVSLAYADNGFPQAEILLKELKYENDRLQIVFGIQENARVLLDKILFQGNLATKDRTMQKISGLRSGLPFSRVTLEKALERLNGSGLFAEVKTPLLLNGTEAGRQQVVFNVREAPFNRIFGAASYLQPTAEQSGWLAGSLDLYLGNIAGTARSASVKWERPQKENSRLEIDYSEPFLLGFDALAQAGLKHMVEDSAYVKTSASLMVKMPVGEGFNAGVGAEYERIVPGASWTYQRSNKYGTKWLLEWQRSQDGMFFNDMFLKLGADYGRKNYYQPLQSLTVSKVTGDLAVRKRIFSRQEIYFAVRGRAVITGEKPVPRYDQFSMGGTASLRGYYQEQFIANQIAWGNLEYRYIPVKNLMLFPFADLGYFFDRERSLRGYRSGYGFGFKLDTRIGWINSVYGLGRDDSILNVKVHFGLEREC